ACGGCTCGCCCGGCACGCTCGACGACATCTGGGCCTTCGGCCTGCGGAACCCCTACCGGGCCAGCTTCGACCGCCAGACAGGCGACCTCTGGATCGGCGACGTCGGCCAGCTTGCGCGGGAAGAGATTAACTTCCAGCCCGCCGACAGCCCGGGGGGCGAGAACTACGGGTGGCGCCTCCGCGAGGGCGACATCGCCACCCCGACCGGCGGCGTGGGCGGCCCCGAGCCGCCAGGGCACGTCGGCCCCGTGTACGACTACGTATCGAACGGATCGTTCCCCTTCGGCGGCGAGGCGGTGATCGGCGGGTACGTCTACCGCGGCGCCGACCCCGAAGTGCGTGGCCGCTACTTCTTCGCCGATTCCAACAGCTCTCGGCTGTGGTCGTTCGAGCCCTCGGACCCCGACGGCACGGTGCAGAACATCGAGTCGCTGCTCGACCCCGGCAACGACATCTTTATCCCCACGTCGTTCGGCGAGGACGCCGACGGGAACGTGTACGTCATCGCCCGCGGCGGCGGCGTGTTCCGCATTGACACCTCCATCCAGATCCCCGGCGACTACGACGGCAGCGGCACGGTGGACGCCGACGACTACGCCGAGTGGCGTTCGCGGTACGGCCAATCCGGCGGCCTTGCCGCCGACGGGAACGGCGACGGCGTCGTCGACGCGGCGGACTACACCGTCTGGCGTGACAACCTGGGCCGCACAAGCACGGCGCCCACCGCTGCTGCGGCGCCCGAACCGGCCGCGGCGGCCCTGTTGATGCTGGCGTCGGCCGCGACTGCGGCGCGCCGTCGGCCCCAGCGGCGGGCCGCCACGCTGCCGCGCTGAAACTGAATTCATTCCGCGATTCTCATCAGGCCGCATTTTCTGCGGCGCCGTCCGCAAGGCCCCGGGTTCTATAGCCAAACTGCGCGCCTGCGCGGTGTCCTGGCGACTGCTCTTCACCGGAGGAATGGACCGATGCGTTTGACCCTCGCCTCGTTGCTTCTGCTTGCCATCCCCAGCGGCGTCGACGCCGCGGAGTGGGCCCGCTTCCGTGGCCCCGACGGCGACGGCGTCAGCCCCGACAGCAAGCCGGTCCCCACCGAGTGGAGCGAGACCAAGAACCTCCGCTGGACCGCCGAGCTGCCCGGCCCCGGCCTCTCCAGTCCGGTCGTGCACGGGGACCGCGTGTTCCTCACGAGCTGGACCGGCTACGCCGCCGGCGAGGGCTCGAGCGACAACATCGACGACCTGAAGCGGGCGTTGGTCTGCATCGACCGGAACTCGGGCGAGACGATCTGGACCAAGGAGGTCGCCGCGGTGCAGCCCGAGGAGCCCTTCCGCGGCATGTTCGCCGAGAACGGCTACGCCTCGCACACCCCGGTGACCGATGGCGAGCGCGTGTTCGCCTTCTTCGGCAAGACGGGCGTCATCGCCTTCGACATGGACGGGGAGAAGCTCTGGCAGGCCAGCGTCGGCGTCGGCGACGGCATGATGGGCTGGGGGACCTCGTCCAGCCCGGTCCTCTACAAGGGCATGGTGATCATCACCGCCGCCGCGGAGAGCAAGTCGATCATCGCGCTCGACCAGAAGAACGGCGAGGAAGTCTGGAAGCAGGAAGCCGATAGCCTGGCGGGCACGTGGAGCACCCCGATCCTTGTAGAAGGACCGGAAGGGCCCGAGCTGGTCTTGGCGGTCCCCTACGAGATCTGGGGCATCAACCCCGACACCGGCAAGCTGCGGTGGTACTGCGAGTCGGTCGACTCCAACTCCGCCTGCGCCAGCCCGGTGGTTAAGGACGGCGTCGTGTACTTTGTCGGCGGTCGCGACGGCGGCTCGATCGCGGTCAAGATCGGCGGCAAGGGGGACGTCTCCGACTCGCACGTCGTGTGGCGAGAGCGCCACCGCGCCCGCATCGGCTCGCCGGTGGCGCACGGGGACAACCTGTACTGGGTCGCCAACGGCGTGGCCAACTGCATCCGGCTCGCCGACGGCGCCGAGGTGTACCAGGAACGCCTGAACAGCGGCTCGGGCGGCGGTCGGGGACGCGGACAGGACTACTCCTCCATGGTCGCCGCCGATGGCAAGCTGTTCTTCGTCAACCGCGGCGGCACCTGCTTTGTGCTGGCCCTAGGCGACGACTTCGAGCAGCTCGCCGCCAACCGCTTCGACTCCGACGGCGGCCAGTACAGCGCCACGCCGGCCATCGTGGACGGGCAGATCTTTATCCGCTCGTCCGACCGGCTCTACTGCGTCGAGCAGGCGGTCGAGGCGGGCGGCTGAGGCCGACCAGGCGGATAGCCGCGGGCGAGGGCATCGCCAACCGCGGGAGGATGTGCAACAATACCGGCCCCGCCTGCTGAAGCCCTCCGCCCCAGGAGCCCCGCCTTGCCTGCTACGCCGCTGCCGCGTCCGGTCGTCGAGCGACTGCAAAAAGTCTACGGTCCCCGCGCCGACGAGGGCGCCGCGCTGGTCGAACAAGCGATAGCGCCGGTTGCCGAGCGCCTCGCCCAAGCCGCCGACGCGGACGACGCCGCCCCGCGCTGGTCCGAGGGCGACATCGTGCTGATCACCTACGCCGATCAGCTCAGCTCCGCCGACGCCACGCCGCTGGGCGCCCTGCACCGCTGGCTCAAGCGCGAGCGGCTGGACGGGCTGCTCAACACGGTCCACCTGCTGCCGTTCTGCCCGTACACGTCGGACGACGGGTTCTCGGTTGTCGACTACCTGGCCGTGGACCCGGACGCGGGCACGTGGGAAGACATCGCCGCCCTCGGCGAAGATTTCCAGCTCATGTTCGACCTGGTGCTGAACCACTGCTCCCAGCAGAACGCGTGGTTCCAGGCCTACCTCCGCGGCGAGCCACCCTACGACCGCTTCTTCATCGACGCCTCGCCCGATCAGGACCTGTCGCAGGTGGTCCGGCCCCGCAGCCTGCCGCTGCTGTCGCCCTACCAGACCGCGGGCGGCGAAAAGCACGTCTGGACCACGTTTAGCGCCGACCAGGTCGACCTCAACTACGGCGAGCCCGCCGTGCTGGCCGAGATGCTGCGGGTGCTGCTGGAGTACGCGGCGCGTGGGGCGCGGATCGTCCGGCTCGACGCGGTGGCGTTCCTGTGGAAGCAGATCGGCACGAGCTGCCTGCACCTGCCGCAGACGCACGAGATCGTCAAGCTGTGCCGCGACCTGCTGGAGGCCGCCTCTCCCCGCACGCTGGTGCTCACCGAGACCAACGTGCCCCACGCCGAGAACGTCAGCTACTTCGGGCAGGTCGACCCCGCCGACGGCCAGGGCGACGAGGCCCACATGGTCTACAACTTCAGCCTGCCGCCGCTGCTGCTGGACGCGTTCGTCAACGGCGACGCCACGGCCATCCGCGCGTGGCTGAGCAAGCTAGCGCCGCCGCCCCCGGGCTGCACGTTCTTCAACTTCACCGCCTCGCACGACGGCGTCGGCGTGCGGCCGCTGGAAGGGCTGGTTTCGCCGCAGCGGTTCGACAAGGTGATCGCCGCGGTGAAGGCCCGCGGCGGCAAGATCAACACCCGCCGCGCCGCCGACGGGACCGATACGCCCTACGAGCTGAACATCGCCTACGTCGACGCCATGGCGCCCGATCCGGGCGCCGACGGCCAGGTGGACGCCGAGCTCCACGTCCGCCGGTTCCTCGCGTCCCAGGCGGTGATGCTGGCGCTGCAGGGCATGCCGGCCGTCTACTTCCACAGCCTGGTCGGCACGCGGAACGACTACGCCGGCGTCGAGGCGAGCGGGCAGAACCGCCGCATCAACCGCCACAAGTACAACCTGCCCGAGCTCGACGAGCACCTCTCGCACCCGGGCTCACTGCAGCGGCTCATCTACGACGGCCTGTGCGAGTTGCTCGCCCTGCGGATCGCGCAGCCGGCGTTCCACCCCGAGGCGAAGCAGCGGGTCGTGGACCTCGCGAACGACCGCGTGCTCGCGTTCCTCCGGACCGCGGTCGACGGCGCCCAGCGGATCCTGACGGTGGTCAACTTCTCGCCGGACGAGGAGTCGTTCGACGTGCCCCAGCTGGACGCCACGCTGTACAACCTGCAGACCGGCGAGCCCTACCCGCCCGGCTCGCAGGCGCAGCTCCCGCCCGGCGGATTCTGCTTTCTGGCCGCGACCGACTGACAGCCGGCACGGAGCGGGCCGAGACCGCTATCGCCCGATCCCACGCTGCGCCGTATCTTGTCCTGTGCTCGCCGCCCCGCAGGACAAGCCGATGATCCACCACGTCACGCGCAAGATTGGGTTCCTCAAGACCACCGCCATCGGCGGGCTGGTCTTCCTGCTGCCGCTGATCGTGATCGGCTACCTGGTTGGCAAGCTGGTCCCCGTCGTGCTGAGCATCGCCAAGACGCTCAACGAGACCCTCGGGTTCCAGTCCGCCACCGGCTACCTGATCCTGCTGGGACTTTCGGTTGCGGTGATCGTCCTGCTCTGCTTCGCCGCCGGAATCGTGGCGCGGTGGACCATCGGCAAGCGGATCGGAGGCTTCATCGAGCGGAACCTGACGCTCATCTTCCCGCGGTACTCCATCTACAAAGACCAGCTGGCCGGCGGGCTCAACGCCGCGGCGCTCGAGGGCCGCATGAAGCCGGCACTGGTGCACATCGAGGGCGTCACCCGCCCGGTGCTGGAGATCGAGCGGACGGCCGCCGGCCAGGTGACCATTTACCTGCCCGGCGCGCCCGACCCGTGGAGCGGCACAATCGGCTTCGTCCGCGCCGACCAGGTCACGCCCGTCGAGACCGACCTGGGTGAGTACCTCGCCGCGTTCGAACGGCTCGGCCGTGGCGCCGCGGCAGCGGCCCGCGTCGATGGGCGTTAGCCCAGCGACAGCAGGAATCAGGCGGACGCGCTAACTCCGCCGCAGACGACCAGCTCCGATCCCGCAGTCGAAGGCAAAATCGCCTGCAAGGATCAGGCTGTCTCAAACTCTTGAGAAAGCTCGGAGATCTCACTGCGGCGAGTCGACTTCTGAGAGCAGCTCTATCCCAACCAGCCGTGGGCTGTGACGTAAGACATCACGCAGAGGGCTCCGCACGGGGCCCCTCAGGTTTAACCGCGAACACCTTCACGCTGGCGGCGTAGTCGTTTACGTTGTAGCGCAACAGCAGGTCCTTCAGACGCGAGTGCAGGCCGTCGTCGCCGGCCGAGACGACCGGCAGGCCCGCCTCGTCAGAAGCGCCGCAGCAGCCTGACTGATTCTCTACCTTGGCGTAGGCGTTCAGGTCGCTGCCGCTGTCGACAATCTCTACCGCGGCGAAGCCGGCCCGCAGTAGCCCGGCGCGGTAGTCGTGGATCGGGATCGCACCGGCGATGCACCCCACGTAGGCCATCAGGTCGCTTCCTAGCTCGGGCGGCAATTCCGCCTTGAGCGCAATGTCGCTGACCGCCAACCGGCCGCCAGGCTTGAGCACCCGCGCGACCTCCTGGAACACCGCGGGCTTGTCGGGCGCTAGGTTGATCACGCAGTTGCTGATCACGCAATCGACCGATTCGTCGGGCAGCGGCAGGTTGTCGATGAGCGCGTGCAGGAACTCGACGTTGCTTGCCCCCGACCGCTCGGCGTTGCGGCGCGCGAGCTCCAGCATCTCCGGAGTCATGTCCACGCCGATCGCCTTGCCGGTTGGCCCCACCCGCCGGGCAGCCAGAAACACGTCGAGTCCGCCGCCGCAGCCAAGGTCGACCACCACCTCGCCTGGGCGCAGCGACGCCGACGCTGTGGGGTTACCGCACGAAAGGCCCATGTTGGCTTCGGCGGGGATCGAGCCAAGCTCTTCCGCTGAGTAGCCGAACGCCTGAGCGACCGCCTTGACGCCTTCGTGAGAGCTGGACAGTCCGCTCGATGCGACGCTGCCGTATTTCGACTTAACCGTGTCTTGCAGGCTCATGCTTCGTCCTCCAGCCAGTCGGTGATCCGTGTTTCAATTTCGTCACGCACCGTGCGGAACCGTTCCAGCACCGCCTCGGGCGCGCCTTCGAACGACGCCGGGTCGTCGAACGGCCAGAAGTGGCGGTTGAGCATCCCAGGGAAGATCCGGGGGCACGTCTCGTTGGCGCCCGCACAAACGATAATGAGGTGGCGGACCGAGATCCGCCCGAGATAGTCGGCGGAGTCCTGCGGCTGCTGATCGCTGATATCGACCCCCCGCTCCGCCATGACTTCGACGGCCAGGGGGTGCACCGACGAGGCGGGGCTCGTGCCGGCGCTCAGCACGTCGAAGCGGTCGCCGGCTAGCGACCGCAGGAAGCCCTCCGCCATCTGGCTGCGGCATGAGTTGCCGGTGCAGAGGAACAGGACCAACGGCTTGTTGTTCATAGGTGGAGCCTCATTCAATGAAGTTCGCATCGGGCAACGCAGGGACACGAGCCGAACGGGGCCCGCCGCTAGGCCGCCCGCTCGCCCGCCGCGGCGGGCGCCGGCGCGGCGAACCACTTCCGCTGCAGCCAGAACGCCACGCTGACCAGTCCGATCATCACGGGCACTTCAACCAGCGGACCGATTACCGCGGCGAACGCGGCCCCTGAGTCGATCCCGAACACGGCCACGGCCACGGCGATTGCCAGCTCGAAGTTGTTGCTCGCGGCCGTGAACGCCAGCGCTGTGGTCTGCGAGTAGTCGGCGCCGATCCGCCGCCCCATCAGGAAGCTCACCAGGAACATCGCGACGAAGTAGATCAGCAGCGGCGCCGCGATCAGCAGCACGTCGCCCGGGATGCGGACGATCTGGTCACCCTTCAGGCTGAACATCACGAGGATCGTAAACAGCAACGCCACCAGCGTGAGCGGGCTGATGCGGGGGATGAACTTCTGCTCGTACCACTCGCGGCCCTTCGCCCGCAGCAGCACCAGCCGCGTGACCAGCCCGGCCAGGAACGGCACGCCGAGGTAGATCAACACGCTCTGGGCGATCTGCCCCACGCCCACCGCCACGACGCTCCCCTCCAGCCCCAGCTGCGGGGGCAGCCAGGTGATAAAGAACCACGCGTACACGCTGTAGAACAGCACCTGGAACACGCTGTTGAAGGCGACCAGGCCGGCGGCGTACTCGGCGTCGCCCTTGGCGAGGTCGTTCCACACGATGACCATCGCGATGCACCGCGCCAGTCCAATCAGGATCAGGCCGGTCATGTACTCGGGGTAATCCCGCAGGAACGCCACCGCCAGCACAAACATCAGCGCCGGGCCGATCACCCAGTTCTGCACGAGCGACAGGCCCAGCACGCGCCAGTTGCGGAACACGTCGCCCAGTTCCTCGTAGCGCACCTTGGCCAGCGGCGGGTACATCATCACGATCAGGCCCAGCGCGATCGGCACGTTGGTGGTCCCCACCTGGAACCGGTCGATGAACGCCTCCACGCCCGGCACGAACCTGCCGCACGCGACGCCCACCGCCATCGCCAGGAAGATCCACAGCGTCAGGAACCGGTCGAGGAAGCCCAGCCGCCCGTCCGGGCATGCCGCGGACGGGCAGGAGTTGGTGGTCGCGTCAGTCGCCATGGTCGCCTCCGGTCAGGGCGCCCGGGAGGGTCGCCACGTAGTTGCGTATCTCGTCTCGGACGCGCCGGTAGTGTTCCAACCCCTCCGCTTCGCTCGCGGCCTCGCGGGCCAGCCGCGGGGGGTCGTCGAACGGCTGGTGCACCACGCGGGCGGCGCCGCGGAACACCGGGCACGATTCGGCCGCGTTGTCGCACACGGTCACGACGTAGTCGAACTCGACGCCCGACAGATCGTCGACGTGCTTGGAATGCTGCGAATGGATATCCACGCCGGCCTCCGCCATGACCGCCACCGCGTTGGGGTTCATGCCGTGCGTCTGGACGCCGGCGGAGTAGGCCTCGATGGAGTCGCCCTTGAGCGAGCGGGCCCACCCTTCGGCCATCTGGCTGCGGCACGAGTTGCCCGTGCAGAGGAACAAGACTTTCAACATTTGCAGTTCGCCTGCTTTCGACAGAGTTCTTCGGGTTCTAGCTTCAGCACGGCCTTCAGCGCCCGCTGGTCGGCCTTGGCCTGCTTGTCCTGCTGCAGGCTCGCGAGCACCAACTCCAGGGCCTGGAGGGCCTCGCCGGGCGCGTCGTCGTCGGCCAGCCGGAAGTAGGCCCACCGCCCCTGCTTGCGGGACTCCACCAGGCGCGCCTGGTGCAGGATCGACATGTGCTTCGACACGGTCGACGATGCGAGACCCAGGACCTCGACAACCTGACAAAGGCAGAGTTCCTGCCCACGCAGGAGCCCCAGCGCGCGGAGGCGGTTCTCGTCGGCCAGCGCTTTGGTGATTGCTAGTAGGTCTCTCACGGCCGCTCTCCGATGCGTCATTTCGCCAAGTAGCGAAATATTAGAGCCGCGGTGCCTGCGCGTCAAGGCTTCCTGTCGAGCGTGAGATAGGACCCCATCGTTGTGTGAGTTAGAAACGCCGGTTCGCCTCCCCGGCCTCTTAGGACCGTACGACGACGCGCGATCGAATGCCCCTGACCAGAGAGCCGTACTTCCCCGATTTCGTTGTAGAAACCGGCCACCCAGCGCGGTCTAATAGGGGGTGTTGCCTGCTGGACTTCAGCCGCCGTCGGGCGGCGATCGGCTGGTTGATAGGCTAAGAATCGGTCCGACCTACTTTTGTCCCTGTGGGGCGCACACGCTGGACAAAAGTCGGGGAGCACCTTCAGGAGAGAGACGCGAATACCCTACAAAACAAGGTGCTTGAGCGATCCGCCGGGGAAACCGGGGGCGGACTTTTGTAGCTCTGTAGAAAGCTTCTAGATGTTTAGAGGATCATGAGGTTGAGAGTGAGGGTCTTGAGGGCGGCTTCGCGTCGCTGCATGGGCTTTTTTCGTGCTCGCAGCTGGGGCCCGAGGAGGCGTTTGAGCATGCTGATGGTGGTCTCGGCCTGGGCGCGTTGCCCGTAGCGGGTGGNNNNNNNNNNNNNNNNNNNNNNNNNNNNNNNNNNNNNNNNNNNNNNNNNNNNNNNNNNNNNNNNNNNNNNNNNNNNNNNNNNNNNNNNNNNNNNNNNNNNATTGGTCACCGCCGTCTTGATGGAACAAAGCGAACAGTGGGAGACCGGAAAGCGGTACGTCACGTTCTAACCAAGCCTGCCCGCCAAACTCGATCTGTGGCTTTTACAGAAAGGCTGGGGCGGTATCAAGCTCTTGGAGGCGATCAATCAGGTCCATTGTCTAGAGTGGGAGTTTGAGAGCGTGGAGGAGAACGGCGATTAGCCCCTTATAGCCAAAATCGTCGCGGGTTTCAGCAACATTCCGGCCGGGTTCTAACTCTGTCACGGGAGGGGTGGGCTGGCGGTGGTCGGTGCGATCGATTGCGCAGAAACTGGGGGCGCCGGCGAGGGCCCTCTGCCAGGGGGCCTGGCTTTAGGATTGTTCGCCTAACTTTTCCGCTGAGTCAGCGACAGCTTGTCTAGGTCGAACTCTATCTGGTGAAGGCGGCTCTTCAACTCGACCTGGTCGGCTAGGCGGTCGGCCCGTGTGCCTGCGTCGGCCAGCAGTGTCCGCAGTCGCCGCGCGTCGTCGAGAAGTGCCTGGCGGGCGTCCACGGACACGAGGGTAAGCAGCGGCGGGGCGCAATGCCACAAGATAGGCTGCCGATTTATGCGTGCCGGCATGAGCGGTTACGATACCGCCCGCCATGGAAACGCCGTTCCACTCAACGCCCGTCGTCAGAACCCCACCTGCGCCGCTGCCCGAGGGCGTGACGCGATGTCCTCACGCGAGCCCTGACTCCACGCTCGCCAACTGTTGGGCGGTCCGTCTGGAGCTGCACCACCCGAGCGGCGCCGGCTCCATCGGCTGGATCGTCTGGCGGGACCCCACCCCCAAGGCCGTGCGGATCAAGCCGCTCACGAAAGAGCGGATCACCGATCTACGGCCGGGCGATCGGGTCGAGGTCCGCGGAGCGGAGTTGGTGGTCCGGAGGATTGAGGTTTTGCGGTAGGAAGGTGTGCAGGAGTTTCACGCCGACGCTTGGGTTGGCTGGGCTCAAAGTCGCTGAGGTTGGGCACACCTCAGCACATTTGCGACGGGCGTAACTCCGGGCGGTTGGTCCAGCCGTTGCGTTCTAGCAAACCGGGAAACTCGAATCGGTTTCATCACCGATGTAGATCGGCGAGACGCCGTTACTGCCCCAGGAGCGTCACCCATGACGCACGCCTGGACAGCCAATATGCAATCCCCGGGAACATTCGGTTTGCCCTGAAAGCACCGCAGCAAGGTGTCCGGCCGTACAGCAGCCGGGTGACCGGACCCAAGGGAATTCGCGGCGTCAGTTATTTCCTTCAAAGGAAGATGTGACGCCAATCCGTCGCACGTAGACTGGTACTAGATTGGGGTGAGGGTCAGCGGCTGCTACTATACTCTAGGGCTGATTCCACTACTGGGGGCAGGTCAAGCTCGGCGGCTCTTGAAGTAGCAGACATCCATTCGACTTTTGCTTTCGCGACAGTAGTTCGCCATCATTGGCCGCCACACCTGTGTTTCATTTCTTAGAAATAGATCCAAGCGATTCGAGAATGCTGATTAAGAAACCGCAACTGACCGCCTCGCTACTATTCTTGATAGGGATAGCCTACAGCCTGCAGGCGATCGGTCAAACATACCCTCAAACATTGGACTACGAACTTGCACCCGTTCCGAATGTACCAGCTATTCGTCCCGAGGGCTCCGTCGAGATGGGGGATGCTGAATCTTTCGAGGAGGCAAAGCTCGACCTTCCCATAACCCCCGGGCCAATCTTGCCGACATGGAAATCGATAGAAGCCAACTATCCTGGCACACCAGATTGGCTAAGAGAAGCAAATTTCGGACTTTGGGTCCACTTCGGGCCGCAGTCCGCTGGAAAGAGCGGGGACTGGTATGCTCGCAGACTCTACATACCCGAAACATCGGCATTCAAGAATCACCATCGCAACTACGGAGATCCGACAAAGATCGGTTACAAGGAGGTTTTGCGTGACTGGAACCCTGAGAAACTCGATCCGGCCAAACTTGTGGAGATCTATCGGGATGCCGGGGTCAGATATCTAATTATACAAGGAGTTCACCACGATCAGTTCGATATGTGGGATTCGAAATACCAACCATGGAACTCCACCCGCATTGGTCCCAAACGCGACCTGCTGGGGGAATGGTCTAACGCGGCGCGCGAAGCGGGGATTCGTTTTGGCGTGACGTTCCATCACGAATACTCCTGGTGGTGGTGGCAATCCGCTTTCGGGCGTGATGAGCAGGGTCGACCTTACGACGGCCATCTGACCCTGGCAGATGGCAACGGAACTTGGTGGGAAGGATGCGACCCGCGTCTGCTGTACGGCATCAACTTGCGTGAATACAAGGGCGTTGTAGACGCAGCCTACTCGCGATGGTCTCCCCCTCCAGCGGGTATCTTTCGCCACCATCTGGAGTTCGATGAGTGGTACGCCAAGTGGTGGGCGTTGCGAATGATGGATGTAGTCGACAGGTATCAGCCCGACTTCATCTATACGGACGGAACGGACCAACAGCCCTTCAGTGGTTCTGGCACCGGAACCGGATTCAAGTGCGACGCCATGCAGCGTGTAATCGCTGATTATTACAATAAGACACTTCAGCGACGAGGGCTAATCGATGTGTTCAGCATTGTCAAGTTTCGCCGCAAGACCAATGGTACTGTAAATACGGCAGAAGGCTGGATTCCGGGCGAGATAAAGAGAGATCAGGACTGGATTGCCGAAACGCCCGTTGGCGACTGGTTCTATGGTCCCAATTTCCACTACAGTTCTGCTGCTGTCGTGCGCTACCTGCTAGAGCAGGTTTCACGCGACGGAAACGTCGGTCTGTGTGTTTCGATGCTTCCTGATGGGTCGCTTGATGAAGGGAGCACTCGGATGCTGAAGGAGATCGGCGCTTGGATGCGAACGAACGGACAAGGCATCTATGGCAGCCACGCCTGGACTGTGCTCGGCGAAGGATCTGGCGGCAAACTCAATGTCCTACCTGGCGGCAAGATTGGTAAGCAGCAAGCCATGCACTCGTTCTCCACGTCTGATTTCCGATTTACCGTCGGCAAATCCGGCGACCTCTACGCTTGGTGTATGACGATCCCTGAAGAGGACGAGGTGCTGCGTATTGCCACGCTTGCCAAAAAGGCTGGCCTGCATGGCCGTGCAATTCATAACGTCGAACTGCTCGGACACGAAGGCCCATTGGCATGGCTCCATAAGGACGACGCCCTCTACATCACCTATCCAGCCGGCACTTCTCTGAAGATTGCGACGGGCTTCCGAATTTCGTGGGAATAGCACGTCAAGTAGCCAAGGTCGGGCAAGAGGCTGCGGCTTATCGCGGAATCGATTAGATCCCCATAGGCGTCTACATGGTGGGATTACTACTTCATGATCCAACTGACTCTTCGCCTGCTTGGGTTGGTTTAGCTCCAGGCTACTGAGGATCACGCGAGCCACCGTCTATTCGATGTTGCACACGACCCGCTGATATCGAACAAGCGGCGGCGTCCCAGCGTCAGTAGCTTCGAGAATGATGTGAATCTGTTTGCCGGGCTCGTTGGGGACGACAAAGCTGGCCTCTTGCTGGCCCGCGTTGTCGATCTCTACCCGGGATTCCGCCGAGTCGGCTTCCTCGTATTGCCACCAGCGATACGT
This genomic interval from Posidoniimonas corsicana contains the following:
- a CDS encoding alpha-L-fucosidase translates to MLIKKPQLTASLLFLIGIAYSLQAIGQTYPQTLDYELAPVPNVPAIRPEGSVEMGDAESFEEAKLDLPITPGPILPTWKSIEANYPGTPDWLREANFGLWVHFGPQSAGKSGDWYARRLYIPETSAFKNHHRNYGDPTKIGYKEVLRDWNPEKLDPAKLVEIYRDAGVRYLIIQGVHHDQFDMWDSKYQPWNSTRIGPKRDLLGEWSNAAREAGIRFGVTFHHEYSWWWWQSAFGRDEQGRPYDGHLTLADGNGTWWEGCDPRLLYGINLREYKGVVDAAYSRWSPPPAGIFRHHLEFDEWYAKWWALRMMDVVDRYQPDFIYTDGTDQQPFSGSGTGTGFKCDAMQRVIADYYNKTLQRRGLIDVFSIVKFRRKTNGTVNTAEGWIPGEIKRDQDWIAETPVGDWFYGPNFHYSSAAVVRYLLEQVSRDGNVGLCVSMLPDGSLDEGSTRMLKEIGAWMRTNGQGIYGSHAWTVLGEGSGGKLNVLPGGKIGKQQAMHSFSTSDFRFTVGKSGDLYAWCMTIPEEDEVLRIATLAKKAGLHGRAIHNVELLGHEGPLAWLHKDDALYITYPAGTSLKIATGFRISWE